One Brachybacterium aquaticum genomic region harbors:
- a CDS encoding IclR family transcriptional regulator: protein MDNTSEENGSGVGVLDKAAVVLGALEAGPATLAQLVQSTGLARPTAHRLAVALEYHHLVSRDMQGRFILGPRLGELAAAAGEDRLLASAGPVLAALRDHTGESAQLYRRQGDHRTCVAAAERPIGLRDSVPLGAALTMRAGSAAQILLAWEEPDRLHRGLLGARFTATQLSAVRRRGWAQSIGEREPGVGSVSAPVRGPNGRVVAALSISGPIERITRQPGRLHAASVMSSANHLTELLRRAGA, encoded by the coding sequence ATGGACAACACCTCGGAGGAGAACGGGAGCGGCGTCGGCGTGCTCGACAAGGCCGCCGTCGTGCTCGGCGCGCTCGAGGCCGGACCGGCCACGCTCGCCCAGCTCGTGCAGTCGACGGGCCTGGCCCGACCCACCGCGCATCGCCTTGCGGTCGCGCTCGAGTACCACCATCTGGTCTCGCGCGACATGCAGGGGCGCTTCATCCTGGGGCCGCGCCTCGGCGAGCTCGCCGCGGCCGCCGGCGAGGACCGGCTGCTGGCCTCGGCCGGTCCCGTGCTCGCCGCGCTGCGCGACCACACCGGGGAGTCCGCCCAGCTGTACCGCCGCCAGGGCGACCACCGCACCTGCGTGGCCGCCGCGGAGCGACCCATCGGTCTGCGCGACTCGGTGCCGCTCGGTGCGGCGCTCACCATGCGTGCGGGCTCCGCCGCCCAGATCCTGCTGGCCTGGGAGGAGCCGGACCGCCTGCACCGCGGCCTGCTCGGCGCCCGCTTCACCGCCACCCAGCTCTCGGCCGTCCGCCGCCGCGGCTGGGCGCAGTCCATCGGGGAGCGCGAGCCGGGCGTCGGCTCCGTGTCCGCGCCGGTGCGCGGCCCGAACGGACGCGTGGTCGCAGCACTGAGCATCTCCGGCCCGATCGAGCGCATCACCCGTCAGCCGGGCCGTCTCCACGCGGCCTCGGTGATGAGCTCGGCCAACCACCTCACCGAGCTGCTACGGCGCGCAGGGGCCTGA
- the leuC gene encoding 3-isopropylmalate dehydratase large subunit — protein sequence MAGTLAEKVWADHVVRRGENGEPDLLYIDLQLLHEVTSPQAFDGLRQEGRTPRRIDQTLATEDHNTPTIDIDKPIADLTSRTQIDTLRRNAEEFGVRIHSLGDKDQGIVHVVGPQLGLTMPGITVVCGDSHTSTHGAFGALAFGIGTSEVEHVLATQTLPLTPFKTMAITVTGSLKPGVTAKDIILAVIAKIGTGGGAGYVLEYRGEAIRELSMEGRMTICNMSIEAGARAGMIAPDETTFEYVKGRPHAPQGEDWDEAVAYWRTLRTDDDATFDAEVVIDADQLEPFVTWGTNPGQGLPLSAEVPAPEDFVDETDRSAAERALEYMDLVPGTPLKDIKVDTVFMGSCTNGRIEDLRAFASILEGRTKHPDVRVLVVPGSARVRLQAEQEGLDKVFLDFGAEWRQAGCSMCLGMNPDQLKPGERAASTSNRNFEGRQGKGGRTHLVSPVVAAATAVRGTLSSPSDLQPTA from the coding sequence ATGGCGGGGACCCTCGCGGAGAAGGTGTGGGCGGATCACGTGGTCCGTCGCGGAGAGAACGGCGAGCCCGACCTTCTCTACATCGACCTCCAGCTGCTGCACGAGGTCACGAGCCCGCAGGCCTTCGACGGTCTGCGCCAGGAGGGGCGCACGCCCCGCCGCATCGACCAGACCCTCGCGACCGAGGACCACAACACCCCCACGATCGACATCGACAAGCCGATCGCGGACCTCACCTCCCGCACCCAGATCGACACCCTGCGCCGCAATGCCGAGGAGTTCGGCGTGCGCATCCACTCCCTCGGAGACAAGGACCAGGGCATCGTCCACGTGGTGGGCCCGCAGCTGGGACTGACCATGCCCGGCATCACCGTGGTGTGCGGCGACTCCCACACCTCGACCCACGGCGCCTTCGGCGCGCTGGCCTTCGGCATCGGCACCTCCGAGGTGGAGCACGTGCTGGCCACCCAGACCCTGCCGCTGACCCCCTTCAAGACTATGGCGATCACCGTCACAGGCTCCCTGAAGCCGGGCGTCACCGCGAAGGACATCATCCTCGCGGTCATCGCGAAGATCGGCACGGGCGGCGGTGCCGGCTACGTGCTCGAGTACCGCGGCGAGGCGATCCGCGAGCTCTCCATGGAGGGCCGCATGACGATCTGCAACATGTCGATCGAGGCCGGTGCCCGCGCCGGCATGATCGCGCCCGACGAGACCACCTTCGAGTACGTCAAGGGACGCCCCCACGCCCCGCAGGGCGAGGACTGGGACGAGGCCGTCGCCTACTGGCGGACCCTGCGCACCGACGACGACGCCACCTTCGACGCCGAGGTGGTCATCGACGCCGACCAGCTCGAGCCCTTCGTCACCTGGGGCACGAACCCCGGCCAGGGCCTGCCGCTGTCCGCCGAGGTCCCCGCCCCCGAGGACTTCGTGGACGAGACCGACCGCTCCGCGGCCGAGCGCGCGCTGGAGTACATGGACCTGGTCCCCGGCACGCCGCTGAAGGACATCAAGGTCGACACCGTCTTCATGGGCTCGTGCACCAACGGCCGCATCGAGGACCTGCGCGCCTTCGCCTCGATCCTCGAGGGCCGCACCAAGCACCCAGACGTGCGCGTGCTGGTCGTCCCGGGCTCGGCCCGGGTGCGCCTCCAGGCCGAGCAGGAGGGCCTGGACAAGGTGTTCCTCGACTTCGGCGCCGAGTGGCGCCAGGCCGGCTGCTCCATGTGCCTGGGCATGAACCCCGATCAGCTCAAGCCCGGCGAGCGCGCCGCCTCCACCTCCAACCGCAACTTCGAGGGCCGGCAGGGCAAGGGCGGGCGCACCCACCTGGTCTCCCCGGTGGTGGCCGCGGCCACTGCCGTGCGCGGCACCCTGTCCTCCCCGTCGGACCTCCAGCCCACCGCCTGA
- a CDS encoding SDR family NAD(P)-dependent oxidoreductase, whose translation MDAQGSVALVTGGASGLGRASAERLVEAGAQVVLLDLPGSAGEEAAAELGDTARFVPGDVTDEEQVGAAVALARSLGPLRILVSCAGIVSARRLVGRSGPMPMAEFERVLRVNVLGTVTVMRLAAQAMAEEPLDGEERGVIVNTASVAAFDGQIGQTAYAASKAAIAGLTLPAARELADARIRVMAIAPGTFETPMMAGLGQEVRDSLAAQVPHPRRLGRPAEFAALVHHIIENPMLNGEVIRLDGAIRMAPR comes from the coding sequence ATGGATGCGCAGGGAAGCGTCGCGCTCGTGACCGGTGGGGCCTCGGGGCTCGGGCGGGCGAGCGCCGAGAGGCTCGTCGAGGCCGGGGCACAGGTGGTGCTGCTGGACCTTCCGGGCTCCGCCGGGGAGGAGGCCGCCGCCGAGCTGGGTGACACCGCGCGCTTCGTGCCGGGGGACGTCACCGACGAGGAGCAGGTCGGCGCCGCCGTGGCGCTCGCCCGGTCCCTCGGACCGCTGCGGATCCTGGTCAGCTGCGCCGGGATCGTCAGCGCCCGCCGCCTCGTGGGGCGGTCCGGGCCGATGCCGATGGCGGAGTTCGAGCGGGTGCTGCGGGTGAATGTGCTCGGCACCGTGACCGTGATGCGCCTGGCCGCCCAGGCGATGGCCGAGGAGCCGCTGGACGGCGAGGAGCGCGGGGTCATCGTGAACACCGCCTCCGTCGCCGCCTTCGACGGCCAGATCGGGCAGACGGCCTATGCGGCATCGAAGGCCGCGATCGCGGGGCTCACCCTCCCGGCCGCGCGGGAGCTGGCCGACGCGCGGATCCGGGTGATGGCGATCGCGCCGGGCACCTTCGAGACCCCGATGATGGCCGGGCTCGGGCAGGAGGTGCGCGACTCGCTCGCCGCGCAGGTCCCCCACCCCCGCCGGCTCGGCAGGCCGGCCGAGTTCGCGGCGCTCGTGCACCACATCATTGAGAACCCGATGCTGAACGGCGAGGTCATCCGGCTGGACGGGGCGATCCGGATGGCGCCGCGATGA
- the murA gene encoding UDP-N-acetylglucosamine 1-carboxyvinyltransferase produces MSSTFHVRGGRPLDGEITVRGAKNLVSKAMVAALLGTSPSTLRSVPDISDVRIVSNLLSIHGVKVEHDVEGGVLHMDPSNVERAHVADIDAHAGSSRIPILFCGPLLHRLGEAIIPDLGGCRIGDRPINYHLDVLRNFGAHVDKREMGIHITAPNGLKGAKIDLEYPSVGATEQVLLTAVRAKGVTELTGAAVEPEIEDLIAVLQKMGAIISLQTDRTITIEGVDELGGYEHTALLDRIEAGSWACAALVTKGDVFVRGAQQKPMSTFLNIFRKVGGGMEIREDGIRFFHPGTPLRAIALETDVHPGFMTDWQQPLVVALTQADGISILHETVYENRLGFTSALNDMGGRIQVYRECLGGSRCRFDASNYNHSAVISGPKTLHAADITVPDLRGGFSYLIAALGAEGVSTIRGIGLIDRGYESFRDKLSALGADFWEEDA; encoded by the coding sequence ATGAGCTCCACATTCCACGTGCGCGGCGGACGGCCCCTCGACGGCGAGATCACCGTCCGCGGTGCGAAGAACCTGGTCTCCAAGGCGATGGTCGCCGCGCTGCTCGGCACCTCCCCGAGCACCCTGCGTTCGGTCCCGGACATCAGCGACGTCCGCATCGTCTCGAACCTGCTGTCGATCCACGGCGTGAAGGTCGAGCACGACGTCGAGGGCGGCGTGCTGCACATGGACCCCTCCAACGTCGAGCGCGCGCACGTCGCGGACATCGACGCCCACGCCGGCTCCTCCCGCATCCCGATCCTGTTCTGCGGGCCGCTGCTGCACCGCCTCGGCGAGGCGATCATCCCCGACCTCGGCGGCTGCCGCATCGGCGACCGGCCCATCAACTACCACCTCGACGTGCTGCGCAACTTCGGCGCCCACGTGGACAAGCGCGAGATGGGCATCCACATCACCGCGCCGAACGGGCTGAAGGGCGCGAAGATCGACCTCGAGTACCCGAGCGTCGGCGCGACCGAGCAGGTGCTGCTCACCGCTGTGCGCGCCAAGGGCGTCACCGAGCTGACCGGCGCGGCGGTCGAGCCCGAGATCGAGGACCTCATCGCGGTGCTGCAGAAGATGGGCGCGATCATCTCCCTGCAGACCGACCGCACCATCACCATCGAGGGCGTCGACGAGCTCGGCGGCTACGAGCACACCGCCCTCTTGGACCGCATCGAGGCCGGCTCCTGGGCCTGCGCGGCGCTGGTGACCAAAGGCGACGTCTTCGTGCGCGGCGCCCAGCAGAAGCCGATGTCGACCTTCCTGAACATCTTCCGCAAGGTCGGCGGCGGGATGGAGATCCGCGAGGACGGCATCCGCTTCTTCCACCCCGGCACCCCGCTGCGCGCCATCGCGCTCGAGACCGACGTGCATCCCGGGTTCATGACCGACTGGCAGCAGCCGCTCGTGGTCGCCCTCACCCAGGCCGACGGCATCTCGATCCTCCACGAGACGGTCTACGAGAACCGGCTCGGCTTCACCTCGGCGCTGAACGACATGGGTGGCCGCATCCAGGTGTACCGCGAGTGCCTCGGCGGCTCCCGCTGCCGCTTCGACGCGAGCAACTACAACCACTCCGCCGTGATCTCCGGCCCGAAGACCCTCCACGCCGCGGACATCACCGTCCCGGACCTGCGCGGCGGCTTCTCGTACCTCATCGCGGCGCTCGGCGCGGAGGGCGTCTCCACCATCCGCGGCATCGGCCTCATCGACCGCGGCTACGAGTCCTTCCGCGACAAGCTCTCCGCACTCGGCGCGGACTTCTGGGAGGAGGACGCGTGA
- a CDS encoding thiolase family protein: MGTPVLVDVVRTASGRGRPTGALASFHPADLMAEVISALVERTDLDPERVDDVLVGCLGQVGPQAVNIARSAALAAGLPVTVPGATIDRQCGSGLQALSFGAAVIAAGQQDVVIAGGVEMMSAVPIGRAAEGEDPFGPRVAERFPGGLVGQGISAELVAARWGLTREVLDEYSALSHARAAAAAERGAFDAEIVPVTAPGAAHPHAADETIRPGTTAEALAGLPAAFRSPAAEACFGELGWVITAGSSSPLTDGASAALLMDERLAERLGLTPRARFLAHAVVGSDPLEMLTGVMPATERALERAGLGLDAIDAYEVNEAFAPVPLAWLAETGADPERLNAWGGAIALGHPLGSSGTRLLATLLSRLEADGGRYGLETLCEGQGMANAVVIERL, encoded by the coding sequence ATGGGCACACCGGTTCTCGTGGACGTGGTGCGCACGGCCTCGGGCCGCGGGCGGCCGACCGGGGCGCTCGCGAGCTTCCACCCGGCGGATCTGATGGCCGAGGTGATCTCCGCGCTCGTGGAGCGCACCGACCTGGATCCCGAGCGGGTGGACGACGTGCTCGTCGGCTGCCTGGGCCAGGTGGGGCCGCAGGCCGTGAACATCGCACGCAGCGCCGCCCTCGCCGCGGGGCTCCCGGTCACGGTGCCCGGCGCGACCATCGACCGCCAGTGCGGCTCGGGGCTGCAGGCGCTCAGCTTCGGCGCCGCCGTGATCGCCGCCGGGCAGCAGGACGTGGTGATCGCCGGGGGCGTGGAGATGATGAGCGCGGTGCCGATCGGCCGGGCCGCCGAGGGCGAGGACCCCTTCGGCCCGCGCGTGGCCGAGCGCTTCCCCGGCGGCCTCGTCGGCCAGGGGATCTCCGCGGAGCTGGTCGCAGCGCGCTGGGGGCTGACACGGGAGGTGCTCGACGAGTACTCGGCGCTCTCCCACGCCCGCGCGGCGGCGGCCGCGGAGCGCGGCGCCTTCGACGCCGAGATCGTGCCGGTCACCGCCCCGGGGGCGGCTCACCCCCACGCGGCCGACGAGACGATCCGACCGGGCACGACCGCCGAGGCCCTCGCGGGCCTGCCGGCGGCCTTCCGCTCCCCCGCCGCCGAGGCGTGCTTCGGCGAGCTGGGCTGGGTGATCACCGCCGGCAGCTCCTCGCCGCTGACCGACGGGGCGAGCGCGGCACTGCTCATGGACGAGCGCCTCGCCGAGCGGCTCGGGCTCACGCCGCGGGCCCGCTTCCTCGCCCACGCCGTCGTCGGCTCGGATCCGCTCGAGATGCTAACGGGCGTGATGCCCGCGACCGAGCGGGCGCTCGAGAGGGCCGGGCTCGGCCTGGACGCGATCGACGCGTACGAGGTCAACGAGGCCTTCGCCCCGGTGCCGCTCGCCTGGCTCGCCGAGACCGGTGCGGACCCCGAGCGGCTGAACGCCTGGGGCGGGGCGATCGCGCTCGGGCATCCGCTGGGGTCCTCCGGCACGCGCCTGCTCGCCACCCTGCTCTCGCGGCTCGAGGCCGACGGTGGTCGCTACGGGCTCGAGACCCTCTGCGAGGGACAGGGCATGGCCAACGCCGTCGTCATCGAGAGGCTGTGA
- a CDS encoding enoyl-CoA hydratase-related protein, protein MSGEESGVEELVLTAQHGHVRVMTLHRPEVLNAIDDALATALGDAVAEAEEDPGTRVLVLTGAGRAFCAGMDLKAFARGEGAHSRTRPERGFAGVVAHAIAKPVIAAVNGPAAGLGAELVLAADLAILDPAAQLALPEVRRGLLAAAGGAMRLIQQMPEKIAMAHLLTGEPITAADAARWGLVTAVSAPGAVLEEALDLAQRIAANAPLAVAETVRLARASAQADTWDQEAWARSRAAQERVFASRDAAEGAAAFAQKREPVWRGE, encoded by the coding sequence ATGAGCGGCGAGGAGTCGGGCGTCGAGGAGCTGGTCCTCACCGCGCAGCACGGGCACGTGCGGGTGATGACCCTGCACCGGCCGGAGGTGCTGAACGCGATCGACGACGCCCTCGCGACCGCGCTCGGCGACGCGGTGGCGGAGGCCGAGGAGGATCCCGGCACCCGGGTGCTCGTGCTCACCGGGGCCGGGCGCGCGTTCTGCGCCGGCATGGACCTGAAGGCCTTCGCCCGCGGGGAGGGCGCGCACTCCCGCACCCGACCGGAGCGGGGCTTCGCCGGAGTGGTCGCGCATGCGATCGCGAAGCCGGTCATCGCGGCGGTGAACGGTCCGGCCGCCGGGCTCGGGGCGGAGCTCGTGCTCGCCGCGGACCTCGCGATCCTCGACCCCGCGGCGCAGCTCGCACTGCCCGAGGTGCGGCGCGGGCTGCTCGCCGCGGCGGGCGGGGCGATGCGCCTCATCCAGCAGATGCCCGAGAAGATCGCGATGGCGCACCTGCTCACCGGGGAGCCGATCACGGCGGCCGACGCCGCGAGGTGGGGCCTGGTCACCGCCGTCAGCGCACCGGGCGCCGTGCTCGAGGAGGCGCTCGACCTCGCGCAGCGGATCGCGGCGAACGCACCGCTGGCGGTCGCCGAGACCGTGCGGCTCGCCCGCGCCTCGGCGCAGGCGGACACCTGGGACCAGGAGGCCTGGGCGAGGAGCCGTGCGGCGCAGGAGCGGGTGTTCGCCAGCCGTGATGCCGCCGAGGGTGCGGCGGCGTTCGCGCAGAAGCGGGAACCGGTGTGGCGCGGGGAGTAG
- the gltX gene encoding glutamate--tRNA ligase gives MSTAPTPETAPETEVRVRFCPSPTGTPHVGMVRTALFNWAHARHHGGKLIFRIEDTDSARDSEESYHQLLDAMRWLGIDWDEGVEVGGPHGPYRQSQRGEIYQDVIAKLKDAGHIYESFSTADEISQRHRDAGRDPQLGYDGFDRELTGEQKAAYRAEGREPTWRLRMPDEDITFTDMVRGEITFKAGSTPDFVVVRANGQPLYTLVNPVDDALMRITHVLRGEDILSSTPRQIALYRALVEIGIAERVPEFGHLPYVMGEGNKKLSKRDPQSDLFLYREQGFVPEGMVNYLALLGWGYSADQDIFSREQFVERFDARDVNPNPARVDLKKATAINADHIRLLPEAELAERLVPYLQAGGILGEEVTDSQRALIAASVPLVQTRMNLLGEAPELMGFLFVADEDLVVEDDALKKLGDDPVAVLDRAIAEVDAVPADDFTAALLEPALRTAIVEDMGIKPRLAFGPLRSAISGRRISPPLFESMELLGKPSSLARLRSLRDRLAADAGTAG, from the coding sequence GTGAGCACCGCCCCCACCCCCGAGACCGCACCCGAGACCGAGGTGCGCGTCCGCTTCTGCCCCAGCCCCACCGGCACCCCGCACGTCGGCATGGTCCGCACGGCCCTGTTCAACTGGGCCCACGCCCGCCATCACGGCGGCAAGCTGATCTTCCGCATCGAGGACACCGACTCCGCGCGCGACAGCGAGGAGTCCTACCACCAGCTGCTGGACGCCATGCGCTGGCTCGGCATCGACTGGGACGAGGGCGTCGAGGTCGGCGGTCCGCACGGCCCCTACCGCCAGTCCCAGCGCGGCGAGATCTACCAGGACGTCATCGCGAAGCTGAAGGACGCCGGGCACATCTACGAGTCCTTCTCCACCGCGGACGAGATCTCCCAGCGCCACCGCGACGCCGGCCGCGACCCGCAGCTCGGGTACGACGGCTTCGACCGCGAGCTCACCGGGGAGCAGAAGGCGGCCTACCGCGCCGAGGGCCGCGAGCCCACCTGGCGCCTGCGCATGCCCGACGAGGACATCACCTTCACCGACATGGTGCGCGGCGAGATCACCTTCAAGGCCGGCTCCACCCCGGATTTCGTGGTGGTCCGCGCCAACGGCCAGCCGCTGTACACGCTCGTGAACCCCGTGGACGACGCGCTCATGCGCATCACCCACGTGCTGCGCGGCGAGGACATCCTCTCCTCGACCCCGCGCCAGATCGCCCTGTACCGGGCGCTCGTGGAGATCGGGATCGCCGAGCGCGTCCCCGAGTTCGGCCATCTGCCCTACGTGATGGGGGAGGGGAACAAGAAGCTCTCCAAGCGCGACCCGCAGTCGGACCTGTTCCTCTACCGCGAGCAGGGCTTCGTCCCCGAGGGCATGGTCAACTACCTCGCCCTGCTCGGCTGGGGCTACAGCGCCGATCAGGACATCTTCTCCCGCGAGCAGTTCGTGGAGCGCTTCGACGCCCGCGATGTGAACCCCAACCCCGCGCGCGTGGACCTCAAGAAGGCCACCGCCATCAACGCCGACCACATCCGCCTGCTGCCCGAGGCGGAGCTCGCCGAGCGCCTGGTGCCCTACCTCCAGGCGGGCGGGATCCTCGGCGAGGAGGTCACCGACTCCCAGCGCGCGCTCATCGCCGCCTCGGTGCCGCTCGTGCAGACCCGCATGAACCTGCTCGGCGAGGCGCCGGAGCTCATGGGCTTCCTGTTCGTCGCCGACGAGGACCTCGTGGTCGAGGACGACGCGCTGAAGAAGCTCGGCGACGACCCGGTGGCCGTGCTGGACCGCGCGATCGCGGAGGTCGACGCGGTCCCCGCCGACGACTTCACCGCAGCGCTCCTGGAGCCGGCCCTGCGCACCGCCATCGTCGAGGACATGGGCATCAAGCCCCGCCTCGCCTTCGGCCCCCTGCGCAGCGCCATCTCCGGCCGACGCATCTCCCCGCCGCTGTTCGAGTCGATGGAGTTGCTGGGCAAGCCCTCGAGCCTCGCGCGTCTGCGCTCCCTGCGGGACCGCCTCGCGGCCGACGCGGGCACGGCCGGCTGA
- a CDS encoding fumarylacetoacetate hydrolase family protein translates to MRIARFTTGEDPMYGIVQEKDGQDMVYGITGDPLYTEIRPTGTIVPLEDVRLLAPVIPRSKVVCVGKNYAAHAAEMGGEVPEQALFFLKPNTAVVGPGDPVVIPSYSDEVSLEAELAVVIKRMAKDLAPEQVADHVLGCTCANDFTARDAQRAENQWFRAKAFDTSCPIGPWIETDLDPASGLQISSAVDEETAQKGTTAEMVRSVAELVAEVSTIVTLLPGDLVLTGTPAGVRTVRPGSTVDVTIEGIGTLTNPVVQR, encoded by the coding sequence ATGCGCATCGCCCGATTCACCACCGGCGAAGATCCCATGTACGGCATCGTCCAGGAGAAGGACGGTCAGGACATGGTCTACGGGATCACCGGTGACCCCCTGTACACAGAGATCCGCCCCACCGGCACCATCGTGCCGCTGGAGGACGTGCGCCTGCTGGCGCCCGTCATCCCGCGCTCGAAGGTGGTGTGCGTGGGCAAGAACTACGCCGCCCACGCCGCCGAGATGGGCGGCGAGGTGCCCGAGCAGGCCCTGTTCTTCCTCAAGCCCAACACCGCCGTCGTCGGTCCCGGCGACCCCGTGGTCATCCCGTCCTACAGCGACGAGGTGAGCCTCGAGGCCGAGCTGGCCGTGGTCATCAAGCGCATGGCCAAGGACCTCGCCCCGGAGCAGGTCGCCGATCACGTCCTCGGCTGCACCTGCGCGAACGACTTCACCGCCCGCGACGCCCAGCGCGCCGAGAACCAGTGGTTCCGCGCCAAGGCCTTCGACACCTCCTGCCCGATCGGCCCCTGGATCGAGACCGACCTGGACCCCGCCTCGGGCCTGCAGATCTCCAGCGCCGTCGACGAGGAGACCGCCCAGAAGGGCACCACGGCCGAGATGGTCCGCTCGGTCGCCGAGCTGGTCGCCGAGGTCTCCACGATCGTCACCCTCCTGCCCGGCGACCTGGTCCTCACCGGCACCCCCGCCGGCGTGCGCACCGTCCGCCCCGGCTCGACCGTCGACGTCACCATCGAGGGCATCGGGACCCTGACCAATCCCGTCGTGCAGCGCTGA
- the leuD gene encoding 3-isopropylmalate dehydratase small subunit: MEAFTTHTGIGVPLRRSNVDTDQIIPAVYLKRVTKTGFDDGLFNAWRTNDPEFVLNKPAYAKGSVLVAGPDFGTGSSREHAVWALRDYGFKAVLSTRFAEIFRGNAGKQGLVAGVLAQDDIEQLWKILEETPGTEVTVDLENRQVHAGDATFRFDIDEYTRWRLMEGLDDIGLTLRHEEDITAFEATRPSWMPKTLPARTADTQ; this comes from the coding sequence ATGGAAGCCTTCACCACCCACACCGGCATCGGCGTCCCGCTGCGCCGCAGCAACGTCGACACCGACCAGATCATCCCGGCGGTCTACCTCAAGCGCGTCACCAAGACCGGCTTCGACGACGGCCTGTTCAACGCCTGGCGCACGAACGACCCCGAGTTCGTCCTGAACAAGCCGGCCTACGCCAAGGGGTCCGTCCTCGTGGCCGGCCCCGACTTCGGCACCGGCTCCTCGCGCGAGCACGCCGTGTGGGCGCTGCGCGACTATGGCTTCAAGGCCGTGCTCTCCACCCGCTTCGCGGAGATCTTCCGCGGCAACGCGGGCAAGCAGGGCCTGGTCGCCGGCGTCCTCGCCCAGGACGACATCGAGCAGCTGTGGAAGATCCTCGAGGAGACCCCCGGCACCGAGGTGACCGTCGACCTGGAGAACCGCCAGGTCCACGCGGGGGACGCGACCTTCCGCTTCGACATCGACGAATACACCCGCTGGCGCCTCATGGAGGGTCTCGATGACATCGGCCTGACCCTGCGCCACGAGGAGGACATCACCGCCTTCGAGGCGACGCGCCCCTCCTGGATGCCGAAGACGCTCCCGGCCCGCACCGCCGACACGCAGTGA
- a CDS encoding universal stress protein: protein MTHTAASRITVGIFDADESDQAVRWAARHAASVGGTLHLVHAFVWTELDVNVDPISGMPGSGFRGAADALLREASELARSEHPEVEITTEVVDGNAVPVLVRASEGSDVLVLGGRGMGRLMTLIVGSKSLALAARSHCPVVVVRGRIDGDGPVGLVHHETATENVTRAAELAEAYGRDIHLVVRPGTSEEQAQEILAATAQRIALSHPSVFVRDVAIATSESAKQLVEASENSCVMIVAGERASGPVGKVSAPRQLVNVLRYANVPVWIERD, encoded by the coding sequence ATGACGCACACAGCAGCTTCAAGGATCACGGTCGGCATCTTCGATGCGGACGAGTCCGATCAGGCGGTCCGGTGGGCCGCCCGCCACGCCGCCTCCGTCGGCGGCACCCTCCATCTCGTCCACGCCTTCGTGTGGACCGAGCTCGATGTGAACGTCGACCCGATCTCCGGCATGCCCGGCTCCGGCTTCCGCGGCGCGGCCGACGCCCTGCTGCGCGAGGCGAGCGAGCTGGCCCGCAGCGAGCACCCCGAGGTGGAGATCACCACCGAGGTCGTCGACGGCAACGCCGTCCCCGTTCTCGTCCGGGCCAGCGAGGGCTCCGACGTGCTGGTCCTGGGCGGCCGGGGGATGGGGCGCCTGATGACCCTCATCGTCGGTTCCAAGAGCCTTGCGCTGGCCGCTCGCTCGCACTGCCCGGTCGTGGTGGTCCGCGGCCGGATCGACGGCGACGGTCCCGTCGGCCTCGTGCACCACGAGACGGCGACCGAGAACGTCACCCGAGCCGCCGAGCTCGCCGAGGCCTACGGCCGCGACATCCACCTCGTGGTCCGTCCCGGCACCTCCGAGGAGCAGGCGCAGGAGATCCTCGCCGCGACGGCGCAGAGGATCGCTCTGTCCCACCCCTCGGTGTTCGTGAGGGACGTCGCGATCGCGACCTCGGAGAGCGCGAAGCAGCTCGTCGAGGCCAGCGAGAACTCCTGCGTCATGATCGTCGCGGGGGAGCGGGCCTCCGGCCCCGTCGGCAAGGTCAGCGCCCCGCGGCAGCTCGTGAACGTGCTGCGCTACGCCAACGTCCCGGTCTGGATCGAGAGGGACTGA